From a single Brassica rapa cultivar Chiifu-401-42 chromosome A01, CAAS_Brap_v3.01, whole genome shotgun sequence genomic region:
- the LOC103842722 gene encoding feruloyl CoA ortho-hydroxylase 1, translated as MAPTVSTTQFSDPAEVTEFVVNQGNGVKGLSETGIKALPDQYIQPFEERLINNFVNETDEAIPVIDMSYPDESKVAKAICDAAEKWGFFQVINHGVPLEVLDNVKAATHRFFNLPVEEKSKYTKENSLSTNVRFGTSFSPRAEKALEWKDYLSLFFVSETEASQFWPDVCKNEALDYMNKSKTMVRKLLEYLGKNLNVKELDETKESLFMGSIRVNLNYYPICPNPDLTVGVGRHSDVSSLTIVLQDQIDGLHVRSLVSGNWVHVPPVPGSFVINIGDTMQILSNGRYKSVEHRVLANGSNNRISVPIFVNPKPESVIGPLLEVIANGEEPIDRDVVYSDYVRYFFKKAHDGKKTVDFAKI; from the exons ATGGCTCCAACAGTCTCTACAACCCAATTCTCGGACCCAGCTGAAGTAACCGAGTTCGTTGTCAACCAAGGAAACGGCGTAAAGGGTTTGTCAGAAACAGGAATAAAAGCTCTTCCAGATCAATACATTCAACCATTCGAAGAACGTCTCATCAACAATTTCGTCAACGAGACAGACGAAGCCATTCCTGTCATCGACATGTCGTACCCCGACGAGAGCAAAGTGGCTAAAGCTATCTGTGACGCTGCTGAGAAATGGGGTTTCTTTCAAGTGATCAACCATGGAGTTCCTTTGGAAGTTCTTGACAACGTGAAGGCCGCTACTCACAGATTCTTCAATCTTCCTGTAGAAGAGAAGAGCAAATACACAAAGGAGAATTCTCTGTCGACCAATGTTAGGTTCGGTACGAGTTTCAGTCCTCGTGCAGAGAAGGCTTTGGAGTGGAAAGATTATCTCAGTCTCTTCTTTGTCTCTGAAACTGAAGCATCACAGTTTTGGCCTGATGTTTGCAA GAATGAAGCTCTAGACTACATGAACAAGTCCAAGACAATGGTGAGGAAGCTTCTAGAGTATTTGGGGAAGAACCTCAATGTGAAAGAGCTAGACGAGACCAAAGAGTCACTCTTCATGGGTTCGATTCGAGTCAACCTCAACTACTATCCCATCTGTCCTAACCCTGACCTAACCGTTGGCGTTGGCCGCCACTCTGACGTCTCTTCCCTCACCATTGTCTTACAAGACCAGATCGATGGTCTCCACGTGCGTTCTCTGGTGTCAGGGAACTGGGTTCACGTGCCACCGGTTCCCGGATCTTTCGTGATCAACATCGGAGACACCATGCAGATCTTGAGCAATGGTCGTTACAAGAGCGTGGAGCATCGTGTCTTAGCTAACGGTAGCAACAACAGAATCTCGGTACCTATCTTTGTGAATCCAAAACCAGAGTCAGTGATTGGTCCTCTTCTCGAGGTGATAGCAAATGGAGAGGAACCGATCGATAGAGACGTCGTGTACTCTGATTACGTTAGGTACTTCTTCAAGAAGGCACATGATGGAAAGAAGACCGTTGATTTTGCCAAGATATGA
- the LOC103844747 gene encoding uncharacterized protein LOC103844747, which yields MNQIISCVENACTMRQAPRDLKKRLETMSVYLCETTSHSAYAKAIITGFFQSVGSNVTAETSLLAVKNEIHGVFNAYGPVLLPYANTLNLQIQVIDTVERICLEADSSFFPAFGYIIEVLSNHGVDFEAIQVWKTRKNKERDEGTLSPREVALLTNLLGTPIGPAGAILQGYDLGQASQDARNMGF from the exons ATGAATCAG ATCATTTCCTGCGTTGAAAACGCTTGTACGATGCGTCAAGCACCTAGGGATCTCAAAAAGAGGCTTGAGACAATGTCCGTGTACTTATGTGAAACTACTTCACACTCAGCCTACGCAAAGGCCATAATTACTGGATTTTTCCAGTCGGTGGGGAGCAATGTAACTGCGGAAACAAGCT TGCTCGCCGTCAAAAATGAGATCCATGGAGTTTTCAATGCTTACGGTCCGGTTCTATTACCATATGCAAATACCCTAAATTTAcaa ATCCAAGTGATCGATACTGTGGAGAGAATCTGCCTTGAAGCGGACTCATCGTTTTTTCCAGCTTTCGGTTAC ATAATTGAGGTTCTGTCGAACCACGGTGTGGACTTCGAAGCAATTCAGGTTTGGAAAACCCGTAAGAACAAGGAACGGGATGAAGGAACGTTGTCACCACGAGAGGTAGCGCTGCTGACAAACTTGCTGGGTACGCCGATAGGACCTGCCGGTGCGATCCTTCAGGGGTACGATCTTGGCCAGGCTAGCCAAGACGCCAGAAACATGGGCTTCTAA